In Desulfobacter hydrogenophilus, the genomic stretch CGGGTCTTTCCATACCTGATACCCAAGCCGGGAGAAAAGGCGGATACATATATCTTCAAAGGTGAGATCCAAAGGCAGATCGAGAATTCGGTATCCCTTATTTTTTAAAGCGTCAAGGGCGCTGCCGTAAACGCCTCCCGAATTGATTAAAATATCAGGGGTGTGATCATGAGTGATCCTGCCCAAGGGGACAGTCATCTCTACTTTGTTGAAAGATACGGGAAAAAAGACCTGGGGTTTATAGACGTAGGGTGTGCCAGTCAGAAGTAAATTGATTAATGATTCCTGGGATTTGGGCACATCCTTCATGGTTTGTGTGTTGGACACTACATTGGCACTAAGAACTTCACTGAATTTTTTAAATTCCAGATTCTTCCAATAGGCTTTCATGGCAGCAACAAGATCAGGATCCATGGACGCTTCAGTGGCATCGGGGCCAAGCAGCACGGTTTTTTTCCCGGTTTCGTCACTGATGACTGGTGTTATTGACAAGTCGATGGATTGGGGCTTGCTGCCTTGGCTGCCGGACGGGAAAAATAATGTCCCCTGGTGCATGAGGCGACCCTGGATAAGCTGGGTGTAGCGTTTTAGATGCGCCAACTCCGCCATGGAAATAGGTTTTGACGTATGGGGGATAGTTGGTTTTTCTTCAGGTGGCGTATCTTTTTTTCCCATGGCAATCAAATTGTTAAACCAGGGCTGGGAAAGAATTGAAGGATCCGGGATTACGAGGCTTGTCCCCTGATAGATATAGTTGATGTCCTTAATGTCCGGATTGAGGTGAAGCACGGCTTGCTCTCCTACCTTGGATACATTGCCCCTGGATGTTAGAAATTCTTTGGAAAGCAGTTCAGACATGGTGTCCCCGGATTTAACCTCGTGTTTGTGGGTGTGTCGGGATACGGTGCTGGGTGTAATCTGCGTGGAGAACGCCAGCATCGGTACTTCCACAGTGCCGTTGCTGTTCTGTTTGTAGGTGTTTTCATCCACTTGTTTAAGTGGAATCATAATCCGGCTGCCGGGGGAAATGGTATCAATATTGCCGATTTTCGGATTAATGGTTTTAAATATTTTTAAAAACAGTGGGAAATCCGACGCGGATATTTCTCCTTTCTGACGAAGAATTTTATACAGCCATTCATCTTTTTTGACCAGGTAAGGTTCGCACAGGTAACTCCCATCATCGTAGGTGAAAAGGGAATATTTTTTAAAACTGGTTTTCACCCCCGGTGCTGAAAAAGAGGCGCAAGGGGTGAAAAAAACCAGTATCACCGGGATAACAACACGTCTTATTATGATGGCCCGGGAAAAAAACATAAATTAAAGCCCTAAACGGATGGCGATTTTTTTTGATACATCCTTTACGAATTCCTGGAACTGGGATGACCCAAGGGGTTTTTCCTGGGACGGAATCAATTCAGGGTCATCGGGCGAAACAAAATCCGGTAAATTAATAAACTGGCTGTCAGATGAAATACCGTAAGCGTCAGAG encodes the following:
- a CDS encoding LysM peptidoglycan-binding domain-containing protein; the protein is MFFSRAIIIRRVVIPVILVFFTPCASFSAPGVKTSFKKYSLFTYDDGSYLCEPYLVKKDEWLYKILRQKGEISASDFPLFLKIFKTINPKIGNIDTISPGSRIMIPLKQVDENTYKQNSNGTVEVPMLAFSTQITPSTVSRHTHKHEVKSGDTMSELLSKEFLTSRGNVSKVGEQAVLHLNPDIKDINYIYQGTSLVIPDPSILSQPWFNNLIAMGKKDTPPEEKPTIPHTSKPISMAELAHLKRYTQLIQGRLMHQGTLFFPSGSQGSKPQSIDLSITPVISDETGKKTVLLGPDATEASMDPDLVAAMKAYWKNLEFKKFSEVLSANVVSNTQTMKDVPKSQESLINLLLTGTPYVYKPQVFFPVSFNKVEMTVPLGRITHDHTPDILINSGGVYGSALDALKNKGYRILDLPLDLTFEDICIRLFSRLGYQVWKDPAFNVARKVKNIPGVYAEKGMEKLFLTRTPLFKSATTFLKNEKIDVIILR